From a single Lactococcus allomyrinae genomic region:
- a CDS encoding DNA internalization-related competence protein ComEC/Rec2 has protein sequence MLSVLTKFPLIFLAYLAVLLYYCIFDFNSLIALAFACSLGIALYRKYFLLFPILLVLTGFFFIVSIDNHQKMITQAQNVSQIKIIPDSIQVNGDLLSFQGNEAGKKYQVYDTLQSEKEKKFYENLRQNCTISFTGNLEVPEHQRNFNGFDEQKYLATQGIYREIIVTSISKIKTNRGLDLHVLRRSAIVWIQSHFPKPMSNYMTGLLFGYLDKDFEQMGDIYSSLGIIHLFALSGMQVNFFIDGLRKILLRLGIRRDIVDILQVPFSIIYAFLTGLSVSILRALFQKNIKLTGLDNIALTTLILMFVSPKFLLTAGGQLTLFYAFAISMLSHLFISKKESLTEKIHLTSKLKQVIIASSALSLLVLPVLIFNFYIFQPLSILLTIGFGMLFDLILLPLLLTVFLLSLTGLTLNLNWMFKTLEALVQLVDCPFHYPLVLGKPNAIQLILLLSITALLLDFWMQKKLRWLLLCSLFIIFFTCKNPSQPTITAVDVGQGDSIFLKDRFNKQTILIDTGGRLNIPEKSWQKAQTESNASKTLIPYLESEGVSQIDQLILTHTDDDHVGDFLNLADKIKIKEVWVSPGELTCPDFVGKLKKAKIPIHLTQVGDEIPIFNSQLQVLSNGYTGKGDNNDSIVTYGNFYGKKFLFTGDLEQDGEMKLLKNYPNLKVDILKAGHHGSKTSSNPKFIKQIQPQLAIISVGKNNHYGHPNQQTLDTFKKYKVKSLRTDQNGAIKLTEIKGIWRISTVR, from the coding sequence ATTCTATCTGTGTTGACTAAGTTTCCTTTGATATTTTTAGCATATTTAGCAGTTTTGCTTTATTATTGCATTTTTGATTTTAATTCATTAATAGCACTAGCCTTTGCCTGTTCGCTGGGTATAGCATTGTATAGAAAATATTTCCTGCTTTTTCCAATTTTATTGGTGCTGACAGGTTTTTTCTTCATTGTCAGCATTGACAACCATCAAAAAATGATAACTCAAGCTCAAAACGTTTCCCAAATCAAGATTATTCCTGACAGTATTCAAGTAAATGGTGATTTGCTCAGTTTTCAGGGAAATGAAGCTGGTAAAAAATATCAAGTTTATGACACACTCCAATCAGAAAAAGAGAAAAAATTTTATGAGAATCTAAGACAAAATTGCACAATAAGTTTCACAGGAAACCTTGAAGTTCCAGAGCATCAAAGAAATTTTAATGGTTTTGATGAACAAAAATATCTTGCAACACAAGGAATTTACAGAGAAATCATCGTTACATCTATCTCGAAAATCAAAACAAATCGAGGGCTTGACTTACACGTACTACGAAGAAGCGCAATTGTTTGGATACAAAGTCATTTCCCCAAACCTATGTCAAACTATATGACAGGACTGCTTTTTGGGTATCTTGATAAAGATTTTGAGCAAATGGGTGATATTTATAGTTCACTTGGGATTATCCATTTATTTGCATTGTCAGGGATGCAAGTTAATTTTTTTATTGATGGCTTGCGAAAAATATTGCTACGTTTGGGAATACGACGAGATATTGTGGATATCCTCCAAGTTCCTTTTTCAATTATCTATGCTTTTTTGACAGGTTTATCAGTATCAATTCTTCGCGCACTTTTTCAAAAAAATATTAAATTGACAGGTTTAGACAATATTGCTCTAACCACACTTATTTTAATGTTTGTAAGTCCCAAATTTTTACTGACAGCAGGTGGTCAGCTCACTCTATTTTACGCATTTGCTATCAGTATGCTATCACATTTATTCATAAGCAAAAAGGAATCACTGACAGAAAAAATTCATTTGACTTCAAAGCTTAAACAAGTGATTATCGCATCATCAGCACTGAGCTTACTAGTACTCCCTGTACTCATTTTCAATTTTTATATTTTCCAGCCCCTCTCTATTTTACTAACCATTGGCTTTGGGATGCTATTTGATTTGATACTCCTTCCGCTGTTACTTACAGTTTTTTTACTATCACTGACAGGATTAACGCTCAACCTAAACTGGATGTTTAAAACACTTGAAGCACTTGTTCAGCTTGTAGACTGCCCTTTTCATTATCCACTTGTTTTGGGCAAGCCCAATGCAATACAACTCATACTTTTGTTGAGCATAACAGCTCTGTTGCTCGATTTTTGGATGCAGAAAAAGCTGCGCTGGCTCCTATTATGCAGTCTGTTTATTATATTTTTCACCTGCAAGAATCCAAGCCAGCCAACCATTACCGCAGTCGATGTCGGACAAGGAGATAGCATCTTTTTAAAGGATCGCTTTAATAAACAGACGATTTTGATTGATACAGGAGGAAGACTCAATATTCCAGAAAAAAGTTGGCAAAAAGCTCAAACAGAGTCAAATGCATCTAAAACGCTCATCCCATATCTAGAATCCGAGGGAGTGAGTCAGATTGATCAGCTCATACTCACGCACACAGATGACGACCATGTCGGTGATTTTTTAAATCTTGCTGATAAAATAAAAATTAAAGAAGTATGGGTTAGTCCAGGAGAATTAACTTGTCCAGACTTTGTAGGTAAATTAAAAAAAGCGAAAATTCCTATCCATCTCACTCAAGTTGGTGATGAAATTCCCATCTTTAACAGTCAACTTCAAGTTCTGTCCAACGGTTATACAGGAAAAGGGGACAACAATGATTCCATAGTGACCTATGGTAACTTTTATGGGAAAAAGTTTTTATTCACAGGTGACTTAGAGCAAGATGGTGAAATGAAATTATTAAAAAACTATCCAAATTTAAAAGTTGATATTTTAAAAGCAGGTCATCACGGGAGTAAAACGAGTTCAAATCCAAAGTTTATTAAACAAATTCAACCACAATTAGCGATCATATCAGTAGGAAAAAACAATCATTACGGACATCCCAATCAACAGACACTAGATACTTTCAAAAAATATAAAGTAAAAAGTCTAAGAACAGATCAAAATGGTGCGATAAAACTCACTGAAATCAAAGGAATCTGGCGAATTTCGACAGTAAGATAA
- a CDS encoding helix-hairpin-helix domain-containing protein produces the protein MERIIEFIKENLKLVILSVVALFAGGIFYFVSHPKSADNALSATMLSSVSTDKTSVSTSNHFSKATEIEVDLKGAVVKPNVYNVSSDMRVDDLIKLAGGFTTNADQNQVNLAAKLKDEEVVYVPQKGEMASGASADNSVSTDGVGNSLTTTSQTPKVNINTADLTQLQTLNGIGQKKAQDIIDYRTQNGNFQSVEDLGNVPGFGDKTIAKLKDSICVD, from the coding sequence ATGGAAAGAATAATCGAATTTATCAAAGAAAATTTGAAACTTGTGATTCTGTCAGTTGTTGCACTGTTTGCTGGTGGAATCTTTTATTTTGTCAGTCATCCAAAAAGTGCAGACAATGCCTTGTCAGCAACGATGTTGAGTTCTGTCAGTACTGACAAAACTTCTGTCAGCACATCAAACCATTTTTCAAAAGCAACAGAAATTGAAGTTGACCTCAAAGGGGCAGTTGTGAAACCCAATGTCTATAATGTCTCTAGCGATATGCGTGTTGATGATTTGATTAAATTGGCTGGAGGTTTTACTACAAATGCGGATCAAAATCAGGTTAATTTAGCAGCGAAATTAAAGGATGAAGAGGTAGTTTATGTTCCTCAAAAGGGAGAAATGGCAAGCGGAGCATCTGCTGATAACTCTGTCAGTACTGACGGAGTGGGAAATTCGCTGACAACCACATCACAAACGCCAAAAGTAAACATCAACACTGCCGATTTGACACAACTCCAAACTTTGAACGGTATTGGTCAAAAGAAGGCGCAAGATATCATTGATTATCGCACTCAAAATGGTAATTTTCAATCAGTAGAAGATCTAGGAAATGTACCAGGTTTTGGCGATAAAACAATTGCAAAATTAAAGGATTCTATCTGTGTTGACTAA